From the Lathyrus oleraceus cultivar Zhongwan6 chromosome 3, CAAS_Psat_ZW6_1.0, whole genome shotgun sequence genome, the window TTTGTATTCATTTTGCAGTGTGTTTGGGTTGTTTAATGTGCCTGCCAAGTGGTGAGTATAGTTTTGGGTTAAATATAttttttgtttatgaaaatatgaCATTTTTTCTGTTTGTATCTATttaaattttatttgtttatagTTCCTGTATTTAACAAAAATAATGAGTTTTTAATCCCTCGCCATAGAGTTCGGGACTAAAAGaatatgctttgttttatttaAGGACTAGAAATAAATACATTTTAGTATGCACACAATCAaattttgttatttttgttgGGACAAAAAAAACAAATTTATTTTGTGTAGCTTTTAAGAATAATATTTTATCTAGATAAGTCACTTCCGTGATAATTAGGCATATTATGTTTTAGGTATGCATTTTTTTTGTTGGTAGTGTTCCAGCTCCTCATGCAAAATGTCTCCCTACTCGGACACCTTTCTGGCATTGTATCTGGGTTTGCTTGTAAGTTTATTCTTTCCCCGTTTTACTTTTCTTTTTCCAATAACTTGAACCACTCACCTCTGATATTATAATGCAATGCTTGTTGTTTCAGATACATATGGTTTGTTTAATTTCCTCATACCCGGGGCATCCTTTTATTCTTCAATTGAAGCCTCCTCCTGGCTTGTAAGTTTTTTTCTTGAATTGGCTTTTGTAACACACCAAGATGGGAAAACTTACAGCTGATACTTGCATGATTTTAAGTCGAATATCTAAGGCACCGATAAGGATTCGTATTTATACTAGTAAGTAAAGATAAACCCCAATTACAAATAAAGAACACTGCATGATTTGAAGGGTTTGTAAGTCACCTGCTCTAAGACCATATTTCACTTACAAATGAGTAGCCATCTCTCCCTCTCAACCCCGTTCTTATTTATCAGCAACGTCTTATGTCTTTAATTATCTCAACCCTCTATCCTCAACCATCCAATGGGGTTACCTTCAATTCCAATCAGAGACTCTCAAATCCATTTCAGTTGTTTATTACTGATTGCTGTCTATATCTTCATGTTGCTATGCATGATACAAATAATTTTTTGCGTTGAGAGCATTAGGGGGTGAGTTGGGATAACACCTAGTGTTGAAAAGATGGTGGAAACTTGACTTAGTGGTTTGGACATGTAGAGGGTAGAGTGGTAGATTCTGTTGTCGATAGAGTAAACTAGATCGAGAGTTGTCAAATAACAAGAGGCAAACGAAGGCGTAGGAAAACTATTAAGAAAGATCTAGAGATATGATATATGATAGAATATTATGATGCTGTTTGATCCATGTAGCCGACCCGACTTAGTGGGATAAGGTTTGGTTGTTGTCGTCGTCGAGGACATGCTTTGCTTGATTAGTTAACTGATGCAGAAAATCTTTACATAACTAAATAACTAAGTATCAAATTATTTAAAAGGTTTAAAGAACACAAACCCCCCAAGCAGTCGGTTACTTTTCTTGAATTGTTAAACATTTAATCATATATTGATTCAATTAACCATTGGAGTGGTTAGTGTAATCTCCCATTTTCCGGGGGCTAATTGAACTCACAAAATGGATTGGTGTACTGAACTAGTTATACTGGAGTcattaaaatataatatttcttttttttatttgaCGAAAAAAAATTATATCTTAGTAACCACTTTTATTTTAAAATGGAAAAAACATCCAATAGGCATCCATTTTTTCTTTGAAAGTAAATGCTTATATATCATCATATGTAGACTTTTTGTAAATGTTCTTCCTTTTGGCTTTCAGTCATCATGTGTGAGACGTCCTAAATTTATTGTTTGCACTGGTGGAAATCCTTCTGGCTATATCCCTACACATACAAGCCAAAACTCAACCTCTGGGTAAGTTCTATGATTTTCACACTAGAACGTACTGATGGCACTGGATATCTACCAATCTGCATTTTAAATATACACTTTCATGGGGCAGTGGATTATTTTCCGGAAATATTTGGAGGAACCTATCATCATTGATGCCTCAAAGGGAAGTGTCTGCCCAGCCTCAGGTATGTGACTCCTCTTGTCATATGCTTTTGGTAGTCCCTAAATAATCTTGCACTTTTTTGTTGGCTTTACTATAATGTGAACAACTGCAATGAAACTTTTGCACAGTACATTCATGAGAAATGTAAATACAGAGATCTTACACGATCTTTTGATCAAGTCGGTTTCTGTAGAGTTGATTTTGTAAAAGTATGTTAGTTTGACATTGATTATCAGTTGCATCATGTGAAAACAAATGCAATGAATAGTTATTCGTGTGTACGTTACCCGGTTCACTATTGGTCTAACTTCTGCAAGTATGAAGACAACTTTTGCACATGATATTTTTCTTTCTGTCTGGCTTTATGTTTATCTCTTaccatttctttggcaagctaGTCGTGTTTCCCTCTTTTAAGGCATTAATTGTTCTTCAGGagattttgtaaaaatccaagCATTTGGTTAGTCTTAGAATTTTTTGTCTGGGATTTTTTTTTGGAGTtaatctttcatcttcaactCGACAAAATTTCATACTTCAAATTGTTTCCTTCAGATTCATCAATTCATCCATTGATCTAAGGCTGCAACATCAGCAACTGCTTTTAGAAAAATAACTTAAAGTGCTTTTCTTATCATAGAAATTCCACTTCATTATTGGCAACATTAAATGTGACTTAACATGATTTTCCCTTTTCACTTGAATTATATGTTGTCCACCCATTTCAAGCTGTTTATCAACTGGCTTTGCTTCTTGTTGTGCCTGTCTGTTAGCAATAACAGTTTTAAAAAGTGAAACTATGTTCCTACCTCTTTTGCAAGACATTGTTAATTGCGAGTTTCCATGTCTATATTCTCGTTTATTTTTTCAAAAAGATAATATTCTGTAAGCCAGAGGCATCCATTTATAGACACTTGATTGTATTATATGAAACCTTGCAGTCAGTTGAGGACAGTAGGTTCCCTGGGAGGGGAAGGACCCTTGGTGCTGTTCAAGGTCAAACTGCTTCTGGTCTTCATTCCGATTCAAATCTTCAAGCTAGACTCTTGGAGGACAGTAGTCCTGATCATATTTCAGATTCACCCATTATGAATACTACTCAAAGGTTAACTGAAGGAAGGTATGAGGGATAGTTGTATGCATGATTGGTAACTTATGGTGGTTGCTTTATTGTCAGTTGAATTTCAGTTTGCTGAGACCAGAATCATATTTTCCTTTGTAGTTTGAACACATTCTTAGTTCTTAGAGCATGAGACATAGTCTGATATAGTGTTTTTTCTAGGAGTGGCAATTCCATCTTGAATCCAACAGTTAGATGAGCTTGGCTTGCAGATTGCTTTCCCGTTGGCCATGGACAACAAGCATTTGATTTTAAGTTATAATGTCTATCCTGAAGAGAACATACATTGGTGCAATTATTGATAGAATATATTTCAAGAGTACAAACTATATTTTGTTGGGATGAGTTAAGGCCAACCACAATTCTAAGATGGTCTTAGAGCTTATTGATCAAGCCAcgggccacccaccatttataTCCACACACCAAGTCCAATAGTGTTGTGCGTGAAGGGGTTGGGAAAATCCCAATTCACACATTGGTTACCAATATAACTTAGAAAAAGTTTATATAAAGTGACACCCTTTACCTTACAAACCTGTTTTGTAGGAATGAGTTAGGCTCAACCCATATTTTAAGAGAATATCTATTTAACATGACTTTATCTATAGGCTAATAGAATACTCCATAAATAGTTCAAGTTATATGTCCATTATCATTAGAAGTTAAGATTTATGCATGATATATAACTAAATTATAAGCTTCTCATCTGCAGAATAAGAAATTACACTGAACCAGT encodes:
- the LOC127125475 gene encoding rhomboid-like protein 15 isoform X2, with the translated sequence MRRPRIMRPNIVSEAGLSTRLNQYWESIPFVTSAVVIICGAIYFVCLLAGYDSFAEICFLPSAVVTQFQVYRIYTSLFFHLSLLHVLFNMMAFVPLGSELERIMGSVRLLYLTFLLATSSAIFHVLIALLVEYNPFVTNVYLMNECAVGFSGVLFSMIVIETSLSGVQSRSVFGLFNVPAKWYAFFLLVVFQLLMQNVSLLGHLSGIVSGFAYTYGLFNFLIPGASFYSSIEASSWLSSCVRRPKFIVCTGGNPSGYIPTHTSQNSTSGGLFSGNIWRNLSSLMPQREVSAQPQSVEDSRFPGRGRTLGAVQGQTASGLHSDSNLQARLLEDSSPDHISDSPIMNTTQRLTEGRSGNSILNPTVR